In Dissulfuribacter thermophilus, one genomic interval encodes:
- a CDS encoding pyridoxal phosphate-dependent aminotransferase has product MSSNLELSQRVKALKPSPTLATDAKAKTLKAQGVDIVNLSAGEPDFDTPTHIREAAKEAIDSGFTRYTPVGGIPELKAAICMRLEQDYGLKYNETEVMVSTGGKQVLYNLAQAILDPGDEVIIPAPYWVSYPPIVELAGGVPVILPTEPSDNFAINIDKLADLITSKTKAIILNSPSNPTGAIYDQETVKKIALLSVEKGIYIITDDIYDRIRFDGKEPYNCASLVPEARQNCLIVNGVSKAYAMTGWRIGYLAGPENVVKACTKIQSQSTSNPTSVAQKAAVAALTGPQDCVFEMQKAFKERCHAFVESLRNIPGISCPMPDGAFYCFPDMSAFYGKKTPEGNIIKGSLDLGDYLLEHARVACIPGIAFGDDRCIRFSFATDLQTLNKGLERIKNALEKLS; this is encoded by the coding sequence ATGAGTTCGAATTTAGAGCTATCACAGAGGGTAAAAGCCCTAAAACCAAGCCCAACACTCGCTACTGATGCCAAGGCCAAGACACTTAAGGCCCAAGGAGTAGATATCGTAAATCTGAGTGCTGGAGAGCCAGACTTTGATACTCCCACCCATATTAGAGAGGCTGCCAAAGAGGCAATAGATTCTGGCTTTACTCGCTATACTCCTGTAGGTGGTATCCCTGAACTTAAAGCTGCCATTTGCATGAGACTTGAACAAGACTATGGCCTAAAATACAACGAAACAGAAGTCATGGTCTCTACTGGTGGGAAACAGGTACTTTACAATTTAGCTCAGGCAATTTTGGACCCAGGTGACGAAGTCATCATACCTGCACCCTATTGGGTATCCTATCCACCAATCGTTGAACTTGCTGGAGGTGTTCCTGTAATACTTCCAACTGAACCTTCAGATAACTTTGCAATAAACATAGACAAATTAGCTGATCTCATTACTTCAAAAACAAAAGCTATAATCTTGAATTCGCCATCAAATCCAACTGGTGCGATCTATGATCAAGAGACCGTGAAAAAGATAGCATTACTTTCTGTAGAAAAGGGCATCTATATCATAACTGATGATATCTATGATCGAATAAGATTTGACGGAAAAGAACCTTATAACTGTGCTAGCCTAGTTCCAGAAGCACGACAAAATTGCCTTATAGTAAATGGTGTTTCAAAGGCATATGCCATGACCGGTTGGCGAATTGGTTATCTTGCTGGACCAGAAAACGTAGTAAAAGCATGCACAAAGATTCAGAGTCAAAGCACCTCAAACCCCACCTCTGTTGCCCAAAAAGCAGCGGTGGCAGCTCTCACAGGGCCACAGGATTGCGTTTTTGAGATGCAGAAGGCATTTAAAGAGCGCTGCCATGCATTCGTAGAGAGCTTAAGAAATATTCCAGGGATCAGCTGCCCAATGCCAGACGGCGCATTTTATTGTTTCCCTGACATGAGCGCATTTTATGGGAAAAAGACCCCAGAGGGCAATATTATCAAGGGCTCATTAGACTTAGGAGATTACCTCTTAGAACATGCCAGAGTAGCCTGTATCCCTGGAATAGCCTTTGGAGACGACAGGTGTATAAGATTCTCCTTTGCAACAGATCTGCAGACTCTGAATAAGGGGTTGGAACGAATTAAAAACGCACTGGAAAAACTTTCTTAA
- the argC gene encoding N-acetyl-gamma-glutamyl-phosphate reductase, with the protein MAIQCAIIGGSGYTGGELLRILSTHPGVEITCVTSRKYAGMPISALFPSLRGIVDINFEDYSPESLKERAQIAFTAVPHQAAMPVVRELLDAGLKVIDLSADFRLHDADVYENWYGEHSQKELLERAVYGLPEIYREKIKAAELVANPGCYPTSAILPLYPILKRGIVDSNGIIIDSKSGVSGAGRTSSSAFGYSEVNEGFKAYKVCEHRHTPEIEQELSMACGAPLTLNFTPHLVPMTRGILTTSYSKLKEDVDEQELIDILRDFYNESPFVRVLDQGLFPDCHNVRGSNFCDIGVRVCKRTNTLILISAIDNLVKGASGQAVQNMNIMEGLDETIGLQSPPLFP; encoded by the coding sequence GTGGCTATTCAGTGTGCCATAATTGGCGGCTCTGGCTATACCGGAGGGGAACTGCTTCGTATTCTTTCCACTCATCCAGGAGTGGAAATTACATGTGTAACCTCGCGGAAATACGCGGGGATGCCGATATCTGCTCTTTTTCCCAGTCTTCGAGGGATTGTTGATATAAATTTTGAAGACTATTCACCAGAGTCTTTAAAAGAGAGGGCACAGATAGCGTTTACGGCAGTTCCCCATCAGGCAGCAATGCCTGTTGTGAGGGAGTTACTGGATGCTGGCCTAAAGGTCATTGATCTTTCTGCAGACTTTAGATTGCACGATGCCGACGTATACGAAAATTGGTACGGTGAACATAGTCAAAAAGAATTATTAGAACGCGCAGTTTACGGTCTTCCTGAAATCTATAGAGAAAAAATAAAAGCAGCAGAGCTTGTGGCAAATCCAGGTTGTTACCCCACAAGCGCTATTCTTCCACTCTACCCCATTCTGAAAAGAGGCATTGTAGATTCTAACGGCATAATTATAGACTCCAAATCAGGAGTAAGCGGAGCTGGACGGACAAGTTCTTCCGCATTCGGCTATTCTGAGGTCAATGAAGGCTTCAAGGCCTATAAGGTCTGCGAACACAGGCACACACCAGAGATAGAGCAAGAACTTTCCATGGCATGTGGCGCCCCCTTGACCCTCAATTTTACGCCTCACCTTGTGCCAATGACAAGGGGGATCCTAACAACCAGCTATTCTAAACTTAAAGAGGATGTGGACGAACAGGAGCTAATTGATATCCTGAGGGATTTTTATAATGAAAGTCCCTTTGTAAGGGTACTTGATCAAGGCCTCTTCCCAGACTGTCATAATGTGCGCGGAAGCAATTTCTGTGACATTGGGGTAAGGGTATGTAAGAGGACCAATACACTCATACTCATTTCTGCAATAGACAATCTGGTTAAAGGTGCATCAGGCCAGGCAGTCCAAAACATGAACATAATGGAAGGCCTTGATGAGACCATTGGTCTACAGAGCCCACCTCTTTTCCCATAA
- a CDS encoding helix-turn-helix domain-containing protein: protein MRESITKSIMNTVKDLNKSGLVDDITMKNIEKLCLPEVKDYPPEKIISIRKRFKLSQAALASLFNISPSTVQKWEQGLKRPTGAARKLLDIMERKGLEALL from the coding sequence ATGAGAGAATCGATAACTAAATCAATAATGAATACAGTTAAGGATCTCAATAAAAGTGGTTTAGTGGATGATATAACAATGAAAAATATTGAGAAGCTTTGTCTACCAGAGGTGAAAGACTATCCTCCAGAAAAGATTATTTCTATTAGAAAGAGGTTCAAGTTAAGCCAAGCTGCACTGGCAAGTTTATTTAACATAAGTCCATCTACAGTTCAAAAGTGGGAGCAAGGTCTTAAGAGGCCAACAGGAGCAGCCCGTAAGTTACTAGATATCATGGAACGAAAGGGTTTAGAGGCATTATTATGA
- a CDS encoding DUF2905 domain-containing protein, whose product MNPLFEMGKVLIFLGIILVVVGLIFSFGAKIPFLGRLPGDIAYHRGNFHFYFPLGTSILLSVVLTLIMWLLRK is encoded by the coding sequence ATGAATCCATTGTTTGAAATGGGAAAAGTACTCATTTTTTTGGGTATCATACTAGTCGTTGTTGGGCTTATTTTCTCTTTTGGCGCTAAGATCCCTTTCCTTGGTAGACTACCAGGAGACATAGCATATCATAGGGGCAACTTTCACTTTTACTTTCCCCTGGGCACCAGTATTCTTTTAAGCGTTGTTCTCACTCTAATTATGTGGCTATTAAGAAAATGA
- a CDS encoding YkgJ family cysteine cluster protein codes for MLMTNFIEALYEFYDDFLKGYAFSCAAGCSTCCTTNVVTTTMEVDYLMEKAGNRVRDALREIDLDDTFGYRPSISINESASYYLKEQYPPEDTGVHTKGICPLLSQEGLCSVYQFRPFSCRAMTSTKPCDPGEGAEMDPFLITVNLSIQQIIEHVDSKGFTGNLWDVVNYHETKATLNLIRNRPFPGFLVPPQERGRFLAFTRRLKKRTGIELMLQTP; via the coding sequence ATGCTGATGACCAACTTCATTGAAGCATTATATGAATTTTATGATGATTTTTTAAAAGGATATGCCTTTTCATGTGCGGCAGGCTGCAGTACCTGCTGCACGACAAATGTAGTGACCACAACCATGGAAGTAGATTATCTAATGGAAAAAGCTGGTAACCGCGTTAGAGATGCCTTAAGAGAAATTGATTTAGATGATACATTTGGTTACAGGCCATCTATCTCCATCAACGAAAGTGCTAGTTATTATCTTAAGGAACAATATCCACCAGAAGATACTGGAGTTCACACAAAGGGCATCTGCCCCCTACTCTCCCAAGAGGGATTGTGCAGTGTATACCAATTTAGGCCTTTTTCGTGCAGGGCCATGACGTCGACCAAGCCGTGCGATCCAGGAGAGGGGGCTGAAATGGATCCATTTCTCATTACTGTCAACCTTTCTATTCAGCAAATTATTGAACATGTCGACTCAAAAGGCTTTACAGGAAACCTATGGGATGTCGTCAATTACCACGAGACCAAAGCTACCCTTAATCTTATAAGAAATAGGCCATTTCCTGGATTTCTCGTCCCTCCACAGGAGAGAGGAAGATTCTTGGCCTTCACAAGAAGACTCAAAAAAAGGACTGGAATAGAATTGATGCTTCAAACCCCTTGA
- a CDS encoding bifunctional ADP-dependent NAD(P)H-hydrate dehydratase/NAD(P)H-hydrate epimerase, which produces MKAVNTSQMQRLDREAIEDYGIAGLILMENAGTGVFEAIQRHYPSELKKGTLIVAGPGNNGGDGFVVARKLHQKGYPLEVWILSSREKFKGDALVNLKIIEKLDLTIRYILDEDVASATKELNRFGLIIDAIFGTGLKRPVEGRFKAIINAINEAQIATASVDIPSGLSSDTGLPLGTAVKADLTITMALPKIGHILSPGAFYTGELEIVDIGIPVKAIKDADIKGELLDKDTIKGLMKERPPWGHKGTFGHAVIVAGSRGKTGAAALAAHGALRAGSGLVTVASPKCAQDTISKIIPPEVMTLWLSDAAQTGEVSEKARDELIEFLEKKKSVVLGPGIGLSLASKELQKWLITECRLPMVIDADALTTLSEDLSILKEKKAPRVLTPHPGEMARLMGCSTSEVQENRLHMATSLSKDTDSIVVLKGARTIIAEPSGRFSVNPTGNSGMGQGGMGDALSGIIGGLLAQGYTPYDAARIGVYVHGLCADILKKVKGPFGFTATELCEILPTVWKQLVGC; this is translated from the coding sequence ATGAAGGCCGTAAATACAAGCCAGATGCAACGTCTTGATCGAGAAGCCATAGAGGACTATGGAATTGCTGGCCTCATACTCATGGAAAACGCGGGAACAGGTGTGTTCGAGGCTATCCAGCGACACTATCCCAGTGAGCTCAAAAAAGGCACGCTCATTGTCGCTGGCCCAGGCAACAACGGAGGGGATGGTTTCGTAGTTGCACGGAAACTCCATCAAAAGGGATATCCCCTCGAGGTCTGGATCCTATCGAGCAGAGAAAAATTTAAAGGTGATGCCCTTGTAAATCTGAAGATTATTGAAAAACTGGATCTCACCATACGATATATTCTGGATGAAGATGTGGCCAGTGCTACTAAAGAACTAAATAGATTCGGCTTGATCATTGACGCCATATTTGGAACAGGCCTTAAAAGACCAGTTGAAGGAAGATTTAAGGCCATAATCAATGCAATAAACGAGGCTCAAATTGCCACTGCTTCTGTAGATATCCCCTCTGGTCTTTCATCAGACACGGGGCTCCCCCTTGGTACCGCTGTAAAAGCAGACCTGACTATTACCATGGCCCTTCCCAAGATCGGACACATCCTTTCTCCTGGTGCTTTTTACACAGGAGAGCTTGAGATAGTGGATATCGGAATCCCTGTTAAAGCAATAAAAGATGCTGATATTAAAGGAGAACTTCTAGACAAAGACACTATAAAGGGACTGATGAAAGAAAGGCCGCCATGGGGGCACAAAGGCACCTTTGGACACGCCGTAATAGTAGCTGGCTCCAGGGGAAAGACAGGTGCGGCAGCACTTGCAGCTCACGGCGCCCTCAGGGCCGGGTCCGGCCTAGTCACTGTTGCGTCTCCAAAGTGTGCACAAGATACCATTTCAAAAATAATTCCCCCTGAAGTCATGACCTTATGGCTCTCTGATGCGGCTCAAACTGGAGAAGTCAGCGAAAAGGCCAGGGACGAACTCATTGAATTCCTCGAGAAAAAGAAATCAGTGGTACTTGGCCCTGGTATAGGACTGAGCCTTGCCTCAAAAGAGCTTCAAAAATGGCTCATAACTGAATGTAGACTTCCAATGGTTATAGATGCAGATGCCCTCACCACCCTTTCAGAAGACCTTTCTATATTGAAAGAGAAAAAAGCACCTAGAGTCCTAACACCGCATCCAGGAGAGATGGCAAGGCTAATGGGTTGTTCCACCAGTGAAGTACAGGAAAACAGATTACATATGGCCACCAGCCTTTCAAAAGATACAGACTCAATAGTCGTCCTTAAGGGTGCGAGGACCATAATAGCAGAGCCTTCAGGGAGATTCTCTGTCAATCCAACGGGTAATTCAGGAATGGGCCAGGGAGGCATGGGAGATGCTTTATCTGGAATTATTGGTGGTCTTCTAGCCCAGGGTTACACCCCTTATGATGCAGCGCGAATCGGTGTATACGTGCACGGCCTTTGTGCCGACATCCTAAAAAAGGTTAAAGGTCCTTTTGGATTCACTGCAACAGAACTGTGTGAAATACTCCCAACAGTTTGGAAACAATTGGTAGGATGCTAA
- a CDS encoding phosphoribosyltransferase family protein → MYGINAVQQDKIDPFCLKKIKDTPAQSELSRKDRLKNVKGVFWADPKRIKGKSVLLFDDVLTTGATSKEATLALRKAGAASVHVVTYARTLSKV, encoded by the coding sequence ATCTATGGGATCAACGCAGTTCAACAGGACAAAATTGATCCTTTTTGCCTCAAAAAGATCAAAGATACCCCTGCACAATCTGAACTTTCTCGAAAAGATAGACTCAAAAATGTCAAAGGAGTCTTTTGGGCAGATCCCAAAAGGATAAAGGGAAAAAGTGTGCTCTTATTTGATGATGTCCTTACCACTGGGGCAACCTCAAAAGAAGCCACTCTTGCCTTGAGAAAGGCTGGTGCAGCCTCGGTCCACGTAGTAACCTATGCACGGACATTGAGTAAAGTTTAA
- the rplM gene encoding 50S ribosomal protein L13, producing the protein MKTPLPQVDKIERNWYVVDAQNKVLGRLATQIAMRLRGKHKPIFTPHLDTGDFVIVVNAEKVRLTGKKLEKKMYYKHTGYIGGLKSFTAKEMLKRKPEEVIRLAVKRMLPKNRLGRKQLKKLKIYSGPNHPHAAQKPQPLNI; encoded by the coding sequence ATGAAAACGCCATTACCACAGGTAGATAAGATAGAGAGAAATTGGTACGTAGTTGATGCCCAAAATAAAGTTTTGGGTCGACTCGCAACTCAAATTGCAATGAGACTGAGGGGTAAACACAAACCCATCTTTACACCTCACCTCGATACTGGCGACTTTGTCATAGTCGTCAATGCAGAAAAGGTGCGCCTCACCGGCAAAAAGCTTGAGAAGAAAATGTATTACAAGCATACTGGCTACATCGGAGGTTTAAAATCTTTTACTGCCAAGGAAATGCTTAAAAGAAAGCCGGAAGAGGTAATTAGGCTTGCTGTAAAGAGAATGCTTCCCAAGAATCGTTTGGGAAGAAAGCAGCTCAAGAAGCTCAAGATCTATAGCGGTCCAAATCATCCTCATGCAGCACAAAAACCTCAACCATTAAATATATAA
- a CDS encoding PxxKW family cysteine-rich protein has translation MECQTNKPGVNCNFMTRHGCSFEGGACYTIVEQCEGCAKVVEYETGKFCSVYPHPEMKWRKGPCNFATHVKREVEKDESGKKINPLKAAKRAARMR, from the coding sequence GTGGAATGTCAGACCAATAAACCTGGAGTTAATTGTAATTTTATGACTAGGCATGGCTGCAGTTTTGAGGGTGGCGCATGCTACACAATAGTGGAACAGTGTGAAGGCTGTGCCAAGGTGGTTGAGTATGAGACTGGTAAATTTTGTTCAGTTTACCCCCATCCAGAGATGAAATGGCGTAAGGGGCCCTGTAATTTTGCCACCCACGTTAAACGCGAAGTAGAAAAAGACGAGTCAGGAAAGAAGATAAACCCATTGAAGGCTGCCAAGAGGGCTGCAAGAATGAGATAA
- the icd gene encoding isocitrate dehydrogenase (NADP(+)), whose product MEAQKITLNNDGSIVCPDNPIIPFIEGDGIGPDIWRATQMVIDAAVEKAYGGKRKIQWLEIYAGEKAKDKTGEWLPKETLDAIKEYVVAIKGPLTTPVGEGIRSLNVTLRQELDLYACVRPVRYFKGVPSPVKHPEAVDMVIFRENTEDVYAGIEWPQGSDEAKKVIEFLKDTMRANVREDSGIGIKPISIFGTKRLVRKAINYALSNGRKSVTLVHKGNIMKYTEGAFRNWGYELAKEEFADTVITEQDLWEKFDGNLPEGKIVIKDRIADAMFQQILLRPREYDVLAMPNLNGDYMSDALAAQVGGLGMAPGANIGDGYALFEATHGTAPKYTGLDKVNPGSLILSGAMMLEYLGWTEARDLVHNALEAAIAKKRVTYDLARQIEGATEVKCSEFASSIVESMDQ is encoded by the coding sequence ATGGAAGCACAAAAGATTACCCTTAACAATGATGGAAGCATTGTTTGCCCAGACAATCCAATCATACCCTTTATTGAAGGAGACGGTATCGGCCCTGACATATGGAGGGCCACCCAAATGGTCATTGATGCCGCTGTAGAAAAGGCATATGGCGGAAAGAGAAAGATCCAGTGGCTCGAGATCTACGCTGGAGAAAAGGCCAAGGACAAGACTGGTGAATGGCTCCCAAAAGAGACCCTAGATGCCATCAAGGAATATGTAGTTGCCATTAAAGGACCTCTTACAACACCTGTTGGAGAGGGCATCAGGAGTCTCAATGTCACCTTGCGCCAAGAACTCGATCTTTACGCCTGCGTAAGGCCAGTAAGGTACTTCAAAGGGGTTCCCAGTCCTGTAAAGCACCCTGAGGCAGTGGACATGGTCATCTTCAGGGAAAACACTGAAGACGTATATGCCGGGATCGAATGGCCTCAGGGAAGTGATGAGGCAAAAAAAGTAATAGAGTTTTTAAAGGATACAATGAGGGCAAATGTCAGGGAAGATTCTGGTATTGGCATTAAGCCAATAAGCATATTTGGCACAAAAAGGCTTGTAAGAAAGGCCATAAATTATGCCCTCAGCAATGGTAGAAAGAGTGTTACCCTGGTCCACAAGGGCAATATCATGAAGTACACAGAGGGAGCATTCAGGAACTGGGGATATGAACTGGCAAAGGAAGAGTTTGCCGACACCGTAATCACAGAGCAGGATCTATGGGAAAAATTCGATGGCAACCTCCCAGAGGGAAAGATAGTTATCAAGGACCGAATTGCAGACGCCATGTTCCAGCAGATACTCTTACGACCCAGAGAATACGACGTCCTTGCCATGCCAAATCTAAATGGTGATTACATGAGTGATGCATTGGCAGCACAGGTAGGCGGTCTTGGGATGGCTCCTGGGGCAAATATCGGAGACGGATACGCCCTATTTGAAGCCACCCATGGGACTGCGCCCAAATATACAGGGCTAGACAAGGTCAATCCAGGCTCTCTAATCTTGTCTGGGGCCATGATGCTCGAATACCTTGGTTGGACCGAGGCAAGGGATCTTGTACACAACGCCCTGGAGGCAGCAATTGCCAAAAAGCGTGTGACCTATGACTTAGCTCGTCAGATTGAAGGGGCAACAGAGGTAAAATGCTCTGAATTTGCAAGCTCAATTGTGGAGTCCATGGACCAATAA
- the truA gene encoding tRNA pseudouridine(38-40) synthase TruA, giving the protein MGSYTRNIRLHIQYLGTNYFGWQRQSDKRTIQGELEKALKRLTKEDCNIIGSGRTDAGVHAICQVANFKTNSTIPITGFLKGLNSILPEDIAIVHVEEVALDFHARKHAKKKLYLYRIYESEIRLPMLLNRAWMVRPPLNRDAMIEACHFFLGTHDFKGFQKTGSSVKTTVRTVTKCEIIDSTVGEERFLEIRVAANGFLRYMVRNIVGLLVEIGRGKRSPHDVKDVLDAGIRLFHWQTAPPYGLYLKKVYY; this is encoded by the coding sequence ATGGGCTCGTACACTCGAAACATACGGCTCCACATCCAGTACCTTGGTACAAACTATTTTGGGTGGCAAAGACAGTCAGATAAGAGAACAATCCAGGGAGAACTGGAAAAGGCGTTAAAACGACTTACAAAGGAAGATTGTAATATTATCGGCTCTGGCCGTACCGATGCCGGAGTCCATGCCATTTGTCAGGTAGCAAATTTTAAAACTAACTCTACCATTCCTATCACAGGTTTTTTAAAGGGTCTCAATAGCATTCTTCCTGAAGATATTGCCATTGTCCATGTAGAGGAAGTAGCCCTTGATTTCCATGCGAGAAAACATGCTAAGAAAAAACTCTATCTATACCGCATTTATGAATCTGAAATCAGGCTTCCAATGCTACTCAATAGGGCCTGGATGGTCCGGCCACCTCTAAACAGGGACGCAATGATTGAGGCATGTCACTTCTTTCTTGGTACTCATGACTTTAAGGGCTTTCAAAAGACTGGTAGTTCGGTAAAAACAACTGTAAGAACCGTAACAAAGTGCGAAATTATTGACTCAACAGTGGGAGAAGAAAGATTTCTAGAAATACGAGTTGCTGCAAATGGTTTTCTGCGCTATATGGTCCGAAATATTGTGGGACTTTTGGTGGAAATCGGGAGAGGAAAGAGATCACCGCATGATGTCAAGGATGTTCTTGATGCAGGTATTCGTCTTTTTCACTGGCAAACGGCTCCACCATATGGACTCTATTTAAAAAAGGTCTATTATTGA
- a CDS encoding cytochrome b N-terminal domain-containing protein, translating into MIQTLTKRSGELCLAALFVSGLSGFILAFQYDPSTPFVSTVSIDALLPFGRFLRSLHFWSSQSFFLLLIWHAYKNIPETDRIGKTSKGILYWMVLTSTLFFGVYALFSGYILRFDQTGQDAARIAEHLFLTIPGIGNAIDRFLLALADEGVNRVYVVHIFFTFVLWLLGTWYHLGRTILRADVLFITFSLTILFSSLVPAPLDPKDITMDLVKGPWFFLGIQELLRYLPPFWAGVVFPGVSIISFGALCIRRAKKVAAFILISWLISYMLLTVIAILR; encoded by the coding sequence ATGATCCAAACCCTAACAAAAAGATCTGGCGAACTGTGCCTAGCAGCACTATTTGTGTCAGGACTTAGTGGCTTTATTCTCGCCTTTCAATACGATCCATCTACACCCTTTGTCTCTACGGTATCAATAGATGCTCTTCTACCCTTTGGACGATTTCTAAGATCCCTTCATTTTTGGTCCAGTCAGAGCTTTTTTCTCCTTCTCATCTGGCATGCCTACAAAAACATCCCAGAGACCGACAGAATTGGCAAAACTTCAAAGGGAATTCTTTATTGGATGGTCCTGACCTCCACCCTCTTTTTTGGGGTATATGCCCTGTTTTCTGGATACATCTTGAGATTTGATCAAACCGGACAGGATGCTGCTCGCATTGCCGAGCACCTCTTTTTGACCATTCCAGGAATCGGAAATGCAATTGACAGGTTCCTTCTAGCCCTAGCCGATGAAGGAGTCAACAGGGTCTACGTAGTACACATCTTTTTTACCTTTGTACTCTGGCTATTGGGCACATGGTACCATTTGGGAAGGACAATACTTAGAGCCGATGTACTCTTCATCACTTTTTCGCTCACTATCCTTTTTTCATCCCTTGTTCCTGCCCCACTTGATCCAAAAGATATCACAATGGATTTGGTAAAAGGGCCGTGGTTCTTTTTAGGCATTCAAGAACTACTCAGATATCTTCCTCCCTTTTGGGCAGGAGTTGTATTTCCCGGTGTTTCAATAATATCATTTGGCGCACTATGCATACGAAGGGCAAAAAAAGTTGCAGCCTTTATACTGATTTCTTGGTTAATCTCTTATATGCTTTTGACAGTTATTGCTATTCTACGGTAA
- the rpsI gene encoding 30S ribosomal protein S9, producing MADIRYYATGKRKSAIARVWIFPGDGKMVINGKDFDEYFDVDTARIIAQQPFVVTGTLGKYDVLANIKGGGKNGQCEALRHGIARALLQANEEFRLPLKKAGLLTRDARVKERKKYGLAGARKRYQYSKR from the coding sequence ATGGCAGATATACGCTATTACGCAACTGGGAAAAGAAAGAGTGCAATAGCAAGAGTCTGGATCTTTCCAGGTGACGGCAAAATGGTTATCAATGGCAAGGACTTTGACGAGTACTTTGACGTTGATACCGCAAGGATTATTGCACAGCAGCCATTTGTAGTAACTGGTACCCTGGGCAAATATGATGTCTTGGCAAACATCAAAGGCGGCGGGAAAAACGGCCAGTGTGAAGCCCTAAGACATGGAATTGCCAGGGCACTCTTGCAGGCAAATGAGGAATTCAGGCTTCCTCTCAAAAAGGCCGGTTTGCTTACCAGAGATGCCAGGGTCAAGGAGAGGAAAAAATACGGTCTTGCTGGTGCCAGAAAGAGGTATCAGTACTCCAAGCGTTAA
- a CDS encoding epoxyqueuosine reductase QueH, protein MTSNKILLHICCGPCAIYPVKVLREKGIQFTGFFFNPNIHPFREYEQRVQALEEIKEILNFSVVFHPKGYDFEEWLKEVTSAGLERPKRCHACYSMRLIVTALEAKRLGFKVFSTTLLYSVYQDHQAIKQISEKISEEIGIEFFYEDFREGWKEGKDEARRIGIYMQPYCGCIISEKERYQKRIDRMKKRFKEEYEAYESIV, encoded by the coding sequence ATGACTTCGAACAAGATCTTACTTCATATATGTTGTGGTCCATGTGCTATTTATCCTGTTAAGGTATTGAGAGAAAAAGGAATTCAATTTACAGGTTTCTTTTTCAATCCAAACATCCATCCGTTCAGGGAATATGAGCAGAGAGTTCAGGCCCTTGAAGAAATTAAAGAAATCCTTAATTTCTCTGTAGTATTTCACCCAAAGGGCTATGACTTCGAAGAATGGCTAAAAGAGGTGACCAGTGCTGGGCTTGAGCGTCCCAAGAGGTGTCATGCATGCTATTCAATGAGACTTATAGTAACTGCCCTGGAGGCAAAGAGGCTTGGTTTTAAGGTTTTTTCCACTACTCTGCTTTACTCTGTATACCAGGATCACCAAGCAATAAAACAAATTTCAGAGAAGATATCTGAAGAAATTGGAATTGAATTCTTCTATGAGGATTTTAGAGAGGGCTGGAAAGAGGGAAAGGATGAGGCAAGACGGATAGGCATCTACATGCAACCATATTGTGGATGTATTATAAGTGAAAAAGAACGATACCAAAAAAGAATAGATAGGATGAAAAAGCGCTTTAAGGAGGAATACGAGGCATATGAATCCATTGTTTGA
- a CDS encoding ubiquinol-cytochrome c reductase iron-sulfur subunit, whose protein sequence is MNRRVLLKTGIFALLGYPVFAFIEKKRYRPPFKIRIFKKLKPGDSLIQDAFVLFETPTGPIAVSRRCTHLGCILKYSESNKKFLCPCHQSMFEWDGKYIKGPAKRDLETFEVNKLTGNEGGYEIIIPRSKHV, encoded by the coding sequence ATGAATAGAAGAGTCCTCCTAAAAACAGGCATATTTGCACTACTTGGATATCCTGTCTTTGCTTTCATTGAAAAGAAAAGATACAGACCGCCGTTTAAGATCCGAATATTCAAGAAGTTAAAGCCTGGAGATTCACTCATACAGGATGCATTCGTTCTCTTCGAAACACCTACTGGGCCAATTGCGGTCTCAAGGCGCTGTACGCATCTTGGATGTATCTTGAAATATTCAGAGTCAAATAAAAAATTCCTGTGCCCATGCCATCAAAGCATGTTTGAATGGGATGGAAAATACATAAAGGGACCTGCAAAAAGAGATCTAGAAACCTTTGAAGTCAATAAATTGACTGGGAATGAAGGCGGCTATGAGATCATCATCCCGAGGTCAAAGCACGTATGA